From the genome of Lycorma delicatula isolate Av1 chromosome 11, ASM4794821v1, whole genome shotgun sequence, one region includes:
- the LOC142332146 gene encoding uncharacterized protein LOC142332146, which translates to MNASINNTFFDEVPLNTSIDVKTELEESIPDETECLFSQYNEDMKYDCGIDHNKLYTVFPIKEENDPLSLDKNCNCEDLMFIKKEEQYQIKQEEFDLADKTIDDSVLENVEDNIQNTKYMTQEV; encoded by the exons atgaatgcatccattaataatacattttttgatgaagTTCCATTAAACACTTCTATTGATGTTAAAACAGAATTAGAAGAAAGCATACCTGATgaaacagaatgtttattttcacaatataatGAAGACATGAAGTATGATTgt GGAAtagatcataataaattatacacagtgtttcctataaaagaagaaaatgatcctttaagtttagataaaaactgtaactgtgaagatttgatgtttataaaaaaggaagaacaaTATCAAATTAAACAGGAAGAATTt gaTCTTGCTGATAAGACAATTGACGATTCAGTTCTAGAAAATGTTGAGGATAATATTCAGAATACGAAATATATGACTCAGGAAGTGTAA
- the LOC142331964 gene encoding uncharacterized protein LOC142331964, with protein MRGDLGDCGSETNRYSCSRKQARYAARKLESVITEPFNEQKFLENCSTNGESRSLKNLQFPFLYFEESCAELYEECAKRKKVFEEALTPKKKVMKEEKLTDVKTTVKPETSKSKKANEIIYDEEEESDDETYFPIGKTEVKPVIKTEEKKSLAFKKKRRLKNL; from the exons ATGagaggcgatcttggtgattgcGGGAGTGAAACCAATCGATATTCTTGCAGTAGAAAGCAGGCACGTTATGCTGCTAGGAAGTTGG AAAGTGTCATTACTGAACCGTTCAATGAACagaaattcttagaaaattgttCTACTAATGGAGAAAgcagatcattaaaaaatttacagtttccatttttatattttgaagagtCATGTGCAGAACTTTATGAAGAATGtgccaaaagaaaaaa aGTGTTTGAAGAAGCATTAACACCAAAAAAGAAggtaatgaaagaagaaaaactaaCTGATGTAAAGACTACAGTAAAACCAGAAACAAGTAAATCAAAGAaagcaaatgaaattatttatgatgaagag GAAGAAAGCGATGATGAAACTTATTTTCCAATTGGTAAAACTGAAGTCAAACCAGTTATAAAAACTGAGGAGAAAAAATCTCTTGCTTTCAAAAAGAAAAgacgtttaaaaaatctttaa